One part of the Phoenix dactylifera cultivar Barhee BC4 chromosome 4, palm_55x_up_171113_PBpolish2nd_filt_p, whole genome shotgun sequence genome encodes these proteins:
- the LOC120110498 gene encoding scopoletin glucosyltransferase-like, with protein MDLHIFFLPFLAPGHMIPMIDLARLFADRGAKATIITTTANVPLIQPTIDLANNSLQHQIQLLAIPFPYSESGILEGHENITAFSNPDLTPEFYAAICMLEAPFRQLANDHHPDCIISDVFYPWSASLALELGIPRLLLHITSFFSIILVGAIGRLKPHESVASDEQPFVVPEIPHRIEMTRSQLPGFIIGTPLSDFYKQLGDSHRSTYGTIVNSFHEMEHDYVDQLKERGDMKLWQVGPVSLRNQNLHDKLVRGHKASADCDRCLSWLDTKKPRSVLYICFGSLGRFTRTQLCEIASGLEASAHPFIWVVRYGGEPSEWLPEGFEERVICRGRGLIISGWAPQLLILNHEVVGGFVTHCGWNSCMEGASAGLPMITWPLFGEQFFNEKLIVDVLRIGIAIGAKVCRSKEEERMMVRREEIRRAVNELMGSGEEADGRRERAREVGKMARRAVEEGGGSYNELSSLIEDLLSLKAGKIQSAKAGE; from the coding sequence ATGGATCTCCACATCTTCTTCTTGCCATTTCTTGCCCCGGGCCATATGATTCCCATGATCGACCTTGCTAGGCTCTTCGCTGACCGTGGAGCCAAGGCCACCATCATCACAACCACTGCAAATGTCCCCCTCATCCAACCGACCATAGACCTCGCCAACAATTCTCTCCAACACCAAATCCAGCTCCTTGCCATTCCCTTCCCCTATTCAGAATCAGGCATCCTTGAAGGCCATGAAAACATTACCGCCTTCTCCAACCCAGACCTCACCCCTGAATTCTATGCGGCCATCTGCATGCTCGAGGCTCCCTTTAGGCAGCTTGCCAATGACCACCACCCCGACTGCATCATATCCGACGTCTTCTACCCGTGGTCGGCCAGCCTCGCCCTTGAGCTCGGCATACCAAGGCTTCTCCTCCACATTACGAGCTTCTTCTCTATCATCCTCGTCGGTGCCATCGGTCGTCTCAAGCCCCACGAGAGCGTCGCTAGCGACGAGCAGCCCTTTGTTGTGCCGGAGATTCCCCATCGGATTGAGATGACACGGTCGCAGCTCCCGGGCTTCATTATAGGAACCCCACTTAGCGACTTCTATAAACAGTTGGGTGACTCCCATCGCTCGACTTATGGCACGATAGTAAATAGCTTCCATGAGATGGAGCACGACTATGTCGATCAACTTAAGGAGAGAGGCGACATGAAACTGTGGCAAGTCGGCCCGGTGTCGCTACGCAATCAGAACCTGCATGATAAACTAGTGAGAGGACACAAGGCCTCCGCGGACTGCGACCGCTGCTTGAGTTGGCTGGATACTAAGAAGCCGAGATCGGTTCTCTACATCTGTTTTGGGAGCTTAGGTCGATTCACCCGCACTCAGCTTTGCGAGATTGCTTCGGGCCTCGAGGCTTCGGCGCACCCGTTCATTTGGGTGGTGAGATATGGCGGTGAACCGTCGGAATGGCTGCCGGAGGGGTTTGAGGAGAGGGTGATATGTAGAGGGAGAGGATTGATCATAAGTGGATGGGCACCTCAGCTACTTATATTGAACCATGAAGTCGTCGGGGGATTTGTGACGCACTGTGGCTGGAACTCCTGCATGGAAGGTGCGAGCGCCGGATTGCCGATGATCACTTGGCCGCTCTTTGGCGAGCAATTCTTCAATGAGAAGCTGATTGTGGATGTTCTCAGGATCGGGATTGCGATCGGGGCGAAGGTATGCCGtagcaaggaggaagagaggatgaTGGTGAGGAGGGAGGAGATAAGGAGGGCGGTAAATGAGTTGATGGGAAGCGGAGAGGAAGCGgatgggaggagagagagagcaagggaGGTAGGGAAGATGGCAAGGAGAGCTGTGGAGGAGGGGGGTGGTTCTTATAATGAATTGAGCAGTTTGATAGAGGATTTGCTTAGTCTTAAAGCTGGTAAGATCCAGTCTGCTAAGGCTGGAGAATGA
- the LOC120110632 gene encoding scopoletin glucosyltransferase-like: MDVHIFFLPFLAPGHMIPMIDLARLLADRGAKATIITTTANVPLIQPTIDLSNDSRHHQIQLLAIPFPYSESGVLEGHENLTALPNPEIPPEFHAAMCMLEAPFRQLAKDHHPDCIISDIFYPWSASLAHELGIPRLEFHGTSFFTIILAGAIGRLKPHESVASDEQPFVVPEIPHRIEMTRSQLPAFIIETPSDLHKQLGDSHRSSYGTIMNSFYEMEHDYVDQLKERGDMKLWHVGPVSLRNQDQHDKLVRGDKASADCDRCLSWLDTKKPRSVLYICFGSLGRFTRTQLCEIASGLEASEHPFIWVVRYGGEPSEWMPEGFEERVICRGRGLIISGWAPQLLILNHEAVGGFVTHCGWNSCMEGASAGLPMITWPLFAEQFFNEKLMVDVLRIGIAIGVKVCRSKEEERMMVRREEIRRAVNELMGSGEEADGRRERAREVGKMARRAVEEGGSSYNELSSLIENLLTLKAGKIQSGKNGE; this comes from the coding sequence ATGGATGTCCACATCTTCTTCTTGCCATTTCTTGCCCCGGGCCACATGATTCCCATGATCGACCTTGCTAGGCTCTTAGCTGATCGTGGAGCCAAGGCCACCATCATCACCACCACTGCAAACGTCCCCCTCATCCAACCGACCATAGACCTCAGCAACGACTCTCGCCACCACCAAATCCAGCTCCTTGCCATTCCCTTCCCCTACTCAGAATCCGGCGTCCTTGAAGGCCATGAAAACCTTACCGCCTTGCCCAACCCAGAAATCCCCCCTGAATTCCATGCGGCCATGTGCATGCTCGAGGCCCCCTTCAGGCAGCTTGCCAAAGACCACCACCCCGACTGCATCATATCCGACATCTTCTACCCGTGGTCGGCCAGCCTCGCCCATGAGCTCGGCATACCAAGGCTTGAATTCCACGGCACGAGCTTCTTCACCATCATCCTCGCCGGTGCCATCGGTCGTCTCAAACCCCATGAGAGCGTCGCTAGCGACGAGCAGCCCTTTGTTGTGCCGGAGATTCCCCATCGGATTGAGATGACACGGTCGCAGCTCCCTGCCTTCATCATAGAAACCCCAAGCGACCTCCACAAACAGTTGGGTGACTCCCATCGCTCGAGCTATGGCACGATAATGAATAGCTTCTACGAGATGGAGCACGACTATGTCGATCAACTTAAGGAGAGAGGCGACATGAAACTGTGGCATGTCGGCCCGGTGTCGCTACGCAATCAGGACCAGCATGATAAACTAGTGAGAGGAGACAAGGCCTCCGCGGACTGCGACCGCTGCTTGAGTTGGTTGGATACTAAGAAGCCGAGATCGGTTCTCTACATCTGTTTTGGGAGCTTAGGTCGATTCACCCGCACTCAGCTTTGCGAGATTGCTTCGGGCCTCGAGGCTTCGGAGCACCCGTTCATTTGGGTGGTGAGATATGGCGGTGAACCTTCGGAATGGATGCCGGAAGGGTTTGAGGAGAGGGTGATATGTAGAGGGAGAGGATTGATCATAAGTGGATGGGCACCTCAGCTGCTTATATTGAACCATGAAGCCGTCGGGGGATTTGTGACGCACTGTGGCTGGAACTCCTGCATGGAAGGTGCGAGCGCCGGGTTGCCGATGATCACTTGGCCGCTCTTTGCCGAGCAATTCTTCAATGAGAAGCTGATGGTGGATGTTCTCAGGATCGGAATTGCGATCGGAGTGAAGGTATGCCGTagcaaggaggaggagaggatgatGGTGAGGAGGGAGGAGATAAGGAGGGCGGTAAATGAGTTGATGGGAAGCGGAGAGGAAGCGgatgggaggagagagagagcaagggaGGTAGGGAAGATGGCAAGGAGGGCTGTGGAGGAGGGGGGTTCTTCTTATAATGAATTGAGCAGTTTGATAGAGAATTTGCTTACTCTTAAAGCTGGTAAGATCCAGTCTGGTAAGAATGGAGAGTGA
- the LOC120110500 gene encoding scopoletin glucosyltransferase-like: MGSATRDLHILFFPFSAPGHIIPIVDLAKLFASRGVKTSILTTPGNAPSIQLSIDQANDSSTLRHPIALYLLPFPSAEAGLPTGCENASSLTFANLDMRAKFVGAFELLRQPFARVLRELLPNAVVTDSFLPWTQDVAAELDVPRLVFHGTSLFSLCASHSIDRFKVLESVPPGSAQSLVLPGLPHRIEMQRSQFRDSSKMPGFTVFFDRIRISEERSYGVVANSYYELEPDYAEHYRKVVGRRVWNVGPVSLCNRNEIEKSRRGDETSIGCSQCLSWLNTKKPGSVVYICFGSMYKLPIAQIREIALGLEASDAPFILVVRDVRGNDSDWLPEGFEEEVVGRGKGLIIRGWAPQLLILNHEAVGGFVTHCGWNSCLEGVSAGVPMITWPMFAEQFLNERLIVDVLKVGVGVGVKEYVDIGAERRVVAGEEIRRAVGRVMDGGEEAEEMRRRARELAEMGRRAVEEGGSSYADAGELIQELIGRRKTTGTE; the protein is encoded by the coding sequence ATGGGCTCAGCCACTCGAGACCTCCACATCCTTTTCTTCCCCTTCTCGGCCCCAGGCCACATTATCCCCATCGTCGACTTGGCCAAGCTCTTCGCCTCCCGCGGCGTCAAAACCAGCATCCTCACCACCCCGGGCAACGCCCCCTCCATCCAACTCTCCATCGACCAAGCCAATGACTCCTCCACCCTCCGCCACCCCATCGCCCTctacctcctccccttcccctcCGCCGAGGCCGGCCTCCCCACTGGTTGCGAGAACGCGAGCTCCCTCACCTTCGCCAATCTCGACATGCGGGCCAAATTCGTCGGGGCATTCGAGCTCCTCCGTCAGCCTTTCGCCCGAGTCCTTAGAGAGTTACTCCCCAACGCCGTCGTAACCGACTCCTTCCTTCCCTGGACCCAAGACGTCGCCGCAGAGCTTGACGTGCCGCGCCTCGTGTTCCACGGCACCAGCCTCTTCTCCCTCTGCGCCTCCCACAGCATAGACCGCTTCAAAGTCCTCGAGTCCGTCCCGCCGGGCAGCGCCCAGTCCTTAGTCCTTCCCGGCCTCCCCCACCGGATCGAGATGCAGAGATCCCAATTCCGGGACTCAAGCAAGATGCCCGGATTTACGGTGTTTTTCGACCGGATCAGGATTTCCGAGGAGCGGAGCTATGGCGTCGTGGCCAATAGCTACTACGAGCTAGAGCCGGATTACGCCGAACATTATAGAAAGGTGGTAGGTAGAAGGGTGTGGAACGTCGGCCCGGTGTCACTCTGCAACAGAAATGAGATCGAGAAGTCTCGGAGGGGAGATGAGACTTCCATCGGTTGCAGCCAGTGTTTGAGCTGGTTGAACACCAAGAAGCCGGGCTCGGTGGTCTACATTTGTTTTGGGAGCATGTACAAATTACCCATAGCTCAAATCAGAGAGATTGCTTTGGGTCTCGAGGCCTCGGACGCACCGTTTATTTTGGTGGTGAGAGATGTCCGCGGAAATGACTCGGACTGGCTGCCAGAAGGGTTCGAGGAGGAAGTGGTGGGAAGGGGGAAGGGACTGATAATAAGAGGATGGGCGCCGCAGCTACTTATATTGAATCATGAGGCTGTGGGGGGATTTGTGACGCACTGCGGCTGGAATTCTTGCTTGGAGGGTGTGAGCGCCGGGGTGCCGATGATCACTTGGCCGATGTTCGCCGAGCAGTTTCTTAACGAGAGGTTGATAGTGGATGTGTTGAAGGTTGGGGTTGGGGTCGGGGTGAAGGAGTACGTAGATATTGGTGCGGAAAGGAGGGTGGTGGCGGGGGAGGAGATAAGGAGGGCGGTGGGGAGGGTTATGGACGGGGGAGAAGAGGCGGAGGAGATGAGGAGGAGAGCGAGGGAGCTCGCGGAGATGGGAAGGAGGGCAGTGGAGGAGGGTGGATCATCTTATGCCGACGCTGGGGAGCTTATCCAGGAGTtgattgggaggaggaagacaaCTGGGACAGAATAA